From a region of the Rhodococcus sp. 4CII genome:
- a CDS encoding PAS domain-containing protein, whose protein sequence is MSAQAEYEERRRPTPGTPLGYLEQLPALVLLERLPVPVLAVEDDGTVVHANGAFEEMLGHPLASLRGRPVSELLDLDETTTGADAVEHLRESATTPVDLAHQDGSRVRALISRPILRRQDDPVTLVCFHDVTEQLWNGGRAPGF, encoded by the coding sequence GTGAGCGCACAGGCAGAGTACGAGGAGAGACGCCGCCCCACCCCGGGGACCCCGTTGGGCTACCTCGAGCAGCTACCTGCCCTCGTCCTGCTCGAACGCCTGCCGGTTCCCGTTCTGGCGGTGGAGGACGACGGCACCGTCGTCCACGCGAACGGCGCGTTCGAGGAGATGCTGGGCCATCCGCTGGCGTCCCTGCGCGGACGCCCGGTGTCGGAGCTGCTGGATCTGGACGAGACGACGACGGGTGCCGACGCCGTGGAACACCTCCGCGAGAGCGCGACCACACCCGTGGACCTCGCCCACCAGGACGGATCCCGGGTGCGCGCCCTCATCAGCCGCCCGATCCTGCGCCGGCAGGACGATCCGGTGACCCTCGTCTGCTTCCACGACGTCACCGAACAGTTGTGGAACGGTGGCCGCGCGCCGGGCTTCTGA
- the ligD gene encoding non-homologous end-joining DNA ligase, whose amino-acid sequence MATGKSKAPAVELEVGDRTVRISHPERVYFPATGATKLDLANYYLSVGDGIVRALRERPCMMHRFPDGLSGEKVHQKRLPHGAPDWVQTVRVTFPRYNRHADELCVTHPADVIWAVQMSTVEFHPWNSRRADVERPDEWRIDLDPMPDCGFDTVRRVAGVVHEVLDELGATGWPKTSGGSGLHVYVRIRPDWGFGDVRRAALAFAREVERRSPQDVTTTWWRKDRDPRKLFVDYNQNARDHTIASAYSVRGVPDATVSTPVTWDEIDDVDPREFTIATVPARFAALGDLHAGIDDAVFSLEPLLEWADRDEAAGTSDPGGADE is encoded by the coding sequence ATGGCGACCGGCAAGAGCAAGGCTCCCGCTGTCGAACTGGAGGTCGGCGACCGGACCGTGCGGATCTCGCACCCGGAACGCGTGTACTTCCCGGCCACCGGCGCCACGAAACTCGACCTCGCGAACTATTACCTGAGCGTCGGGGACGGGATCGTCCGCGCGTTGCGCGAGCGCCCCTGCATGATGCACCGGTTCCCGGACGGGTTGAGCGGCGAGAAGGTCCATCAGAAGCGGCTGCCGCACGGCGCCCCCGACTGGGTGCAGACGGTGCGGGTGACGTTCCCCCGATACAACCGCCACGCCGACGAATTGTGCGTGACGCACCCGGCGGACGTGATCTGGGCGGTGCAGATGTCCACGGTCGAGTTCCACCCGTGGAACTCGCGCCGCGCCGACGTCGAGCGCCCCGACGAGTGGCGGATCGATCTCGACCCGATGCCCGACTGCGGATTCGACACGGTGCGGCGCGTCGCCGGGGTGGTGCACGAGGTGCTCGACGAACTGGGTGCCACGGGGTGGCCGAAGACCTCGGGCGGAAGCGGCCTGCACGTGTACGTCCGGATCCGGCCGGACTGGGGATTCGGCGACGTCCGGCGGGCCGCGCTGGCCTTCGCCCGCGAGGTCGAGCGCAGGTCGCCGCAAGACGTGACCACCACGTGGTGGCGCAAGGACCGGGATCCGCGCAAACTGTTCGTCGACTACAACCAGAACGCCCGCGACCACACCATCGCCAGCGCGTACTCGGTGCGGGGCGTGCCCGACGCCACGGTGTCGACACCGGTGACCTGGGACGAGATCGACGACGTCGATCCGCGCGAGTTCACCATCGCCACCGTCCCGGCTCGGTTCGCGGCGCTCGGCGACCTGCACGCCGGAATCGACGACGCCGTCTTCTCGCTCGAGCCGCTGCTGGAATGGGCCGACCGCGACGAGGCGGCCGGCACGTCGGATCCCGGTGGCGCGGACGAGTAG
- a CDS encoding MOSC domain-containing protein produces the protein MATLSSLNVGMPRDVSWRGRTVHTGVWKWPVDGPRTVRRLNIDGDGQGDLGGHGGENRAVLVYQTESYRHWSEHLRRSDLAPGHFGENFTVDGLPDDEVCIGDRYRIGTAVFEVTQPRVTCYRVGMRMNEPQMAALLVSHRRPGFYLRVIEEGQVEAGQDVVKIASGPEAVTVADIDALLYLPGHPRDALERALRIPALSPGWRGSLQSLLDQADTGTGGNTGLSRTAGSPPPAWPGFRPLTVTGRHPESRDVLSFTLAATDGTDLPSWCAGQSVTLRVHPADGTALVRSYSLSNRPGAAEYRISVKREPHGAAGRFLHSRVHEGDTLEVSAPRGTFFLDGGTSPVVLVSAGVGVTPVLSMLYALAEQDSARPVWWVHGARNGSEHAFADETRDLLGRLPGSGAHIAYSRPDDTDRRGVDYATAGRLSAELIGGLGLPHDAEAYLCGPASFMADLGSALAEHGLDPARIHVETFGAEGSLNPGVVPSDSAAPVPHPPPGRPGSGPVVSFARSGLTVPWDPGRGTLLEFAEACDVPTRWSCRTGVCHSCETVLLSGSVDYDPEPVERPAEGNTLLCCSRPADAVVLDL, from the coding sequence TGCCGTGCTGGTTTACCAGACCGAGTCCTACCGCCACTGGAGTGAGCACCTGCGCCGCAGCGATCTCGCCCCCGGACACTTCGGCGAGAACTTCACCGTCGACGGCCTGCCCGACGACGAGGTCTGCATCGGCGATCGCTACCGCATCGGAACCGCGGTCTTCGAGGTCACCCAGCCGCGGGTGACGTGCTACCGGGTGGGTATGCGGATGAACGAACCGCAGATGGCGGCGCTGCTCGTGTCCCACCGGCGGCCCGGCTTCTACCTCCGGGTGATCGAGGAGGGACAGGTCGAGGCCGGGCAGGACGTCGTCAAGATCGCGTCCGGTCCGGAAGCGGTGACCGTCGCCGACATCGATGCGCTGCTGTATCTGCCCGGCCATCCCCGCGACGCGCTCGAACGTGCCCTGCGCATCCCGGCGCTGAGCCCCGGGTGGCGGGGGTCGTTGCAGAGCTTGCTGGACCAGGCCGACACGGGCACAGGCGGAAACACCGGACTGTCGAGAACGGCAGGCAGCCCGCCACCGGCATGGCCCGGATTCCGGCCGCTGACCGTCACCGGGAGGCACCCGGAGAGCCGCGACGTGCTCTCGTTCACCCTGGCGGCCACGGACGGGACGGACCTGCCGTCCTGGTGCGCGGGTCAGTCGGTGACGCTCCGCGTGCACCCCGCGGACGGCACCGCGCTGGTCCGGAGCTACTCGCTGTCCAATCGTCCCGGCGCCGCCGAATACCGGATCAGTGTGAAACGGGAACCACACGGCGCGGCAGGCCGATTCCTCCATTCCCGCGTCCACGAGGGCGACACCCTCGAGGTATCAGCACCCCGCGGAACGTTCTTCCTCGACGGCGGTACGAGTCCGGTGGTGCTCGTCTCCGCGGGCGTCGGCGTCACACCCGTCCTCTCCATGTTGTACGCACTGGCAGAACAGGATTCGGCCCGGCCCGTGTGGTGGGTCCACGGTGCCCGCAACGGATCCGAGCACGCCTTCGCCGACGAGACCAGGGACCTTCTGGGTCGGCTGCCGGGCAGCGGCGCGCACATCGCGTACAGCCGACCCGACGACACCGACCGGCGGGGCGTCGACTACGCCACCGCCGGGCGGCTGTCCGCGGAACTGATCGGCGGCCTCGGTCTGCCTCACGACGCGGAGGCGTATCTCTGCGGGCCCGCATCGTTCATGGCCGACCTCGGCTCCGCGCTGGCCGAGCACGGACTCGACCCGGCGCGGATCCACGTCGAAACGTTCGGTGCGGAGGGTTCTCTGAATCCCGGTGTGGTTCCGTCCGATTCCGCTGCGCCGGTGCCGCACCCGCCGCCCGGACGTCCGGGAAGCGGACCGGTGGTCTCGTTCGCGCGCAGCGGGCTCACCGTGCCGTGGGATCCGGGGCGCGGGACGCTGCTCGAATTCGCCGAGGCCTGCGACGTTCCGACGCGCTGGTCGTGCCGCACCGGCGTCTGCCACAGCTGCGAAACGGTCCTGCTGTCCGGATCCGTCGACTACGACCCGGAACCCGTCGAACGACCCGCGGAAGGAAACACCCTCCTCTGCTGCTCGCGCCCGGCGGACGCCGTCGTCCTGGACCTGTAG